In Pelecanus crispus isolate bPelCri1 chromosome Z, bPelCri1.pri, whole genome shotgun sequence, the following are encoded in one genomic region:
- the FYB1 gene encoding FYN-binding protein 1 isoform X5, translating to MAKFNTGNNPTEAVSGNSRPFKVPGQPSHMGLQTRKAALEKFASQGNATSSGPTFHKPVHPKPPLGVKPSIDDKTEKDPKPPYLKPVAQRFGVQLQATNRENDGKGGCTKPPTKTSDLAKEEPKPLYPKPAGNKFLNSAPHEKEKIPLGTKPNSNFASQESEGKPAFSKVTGVKEKFMSATQENEPKPPFSKPPLAQKPSQNHEVSHNEDTSNKNVFLQKGLSGPRPNLHSFKAAKEMDENSNCAAEAAGSHFSNIALKPTGHWSSSSQGTPKNVEEKTEEKGMSAAKNIFLNKIIQEESGSSSSKFRKMNTALAVGRPSGGSQEKEDGDRSSGTPKRKALPPLFKLGQPPQKPSRPPSVDLERFQKSSPKDSLKTDGLKQIAPPSAALPPPVPPPHSAMQLPPPPPASHPSLQAPAAPSLPPRNIKPSSETTSPDNEENYDDVEFVSQGKMGHGNTEGGQESDGEMYEDINDIRSSKGKEKKRDKEEKRRMDQEKKEQKEKEKKEQEMRKKFKLTGPIQVLHQARACVDHKGGKNELTVKQGDEIEIIRLTDNPEGKWLGRIKGCYGYIKTTMVEIDYDSLKRKQQPSTRAAVKHPDSDQEVYDDVGEQDSISSQSGGQSGAGMMFPPPPSDQEIYDGIDDEDAVTRSVSQDEDKNGIWSWGILKRLKVKDDKKKSVREKTTKVNGAEDNGDLFVSPSTKQFGKDCGDNDVYDDVDSSDFPHPPPELNSSKSASLGKCTSDEKDAQKLKKIEREEKEFRKKFKFEGEIKVLYSTTVAQDLPQRRWGPKDLQVKPGESLEIIESTDDTKVLCRNEEGKYGYVLRSNLVENDGEIYDDIGDDCIYDND from the exons ATGGCGAAATTTAACACAGGTAACAACCCTACAGAGGCTGTTTCTGGTAACAGTCGACCCTTCAAAGTCCCAGGACAACCTAGCCATATGGGATTACAGACAAGGAAAGCAGCACTTGAGAAATTTGCAAGTCAAGGAAATGCAACTTCTTCAGGACCCACCTTTCACAAACCTGTTCATCCTAAGCCTCCCCTGGGGGTCAAGCCTTCAATTGATGATAAAACAGAGAAGGATCCAAAGCCCCCATATTTGAAACCGGTTGCACAAAGATTTGGGGTTCAGCTTCAGGCAACTAACAGAGAAAATGATGGAAAAGGTGGATGCACTAAACCCCCCACCAAAACCAGTGATCTGGCAAAAGAAGAGCCAAAGCCTCTGTATCCAAAACCTGCAGGGAACAAGTTCCTTAACTCTGCTCctcatgagaaagaaaaaattcctctgggaacaaaaccaaattcaaaTTTTGCATCACAGGAGAGTGAGggaaaaccagcattttcaaaagtaacTGGAGTTAAGGAAAAGTTCATGTCTGCAACACAAGAAAACGAGCCCAAGCCTCCTTTCTCTAAACCACCTCTTGCACAGAAACCTTCTCAAAACCATGAGGTTTCCCACAATGAAGACacttctaataaaaatgtttttctgcaaaaaggACTATCAGGCCCTAGACCAAATCTACACTCAtttaaagcagcaaaggaaatggatgaaaatagtaactgtgctgcagaagctgcaggCAGTCATTTTTCTAACATAGCTCTGAAGCCTACTGGCCACTGGTCCAGCTCATCTCAAGGCACCCCCAAAAACGTGgaggaaaagactgaagaaaagggAATGAGTGCTGCCAAGAACATCTTTCTCAACAAAATCATCCAGGAAGAATCAGGTTCTTCTTCCTCTAAGTTCCGTAAGATGAACACAGCTCTTGCTGTAGGAAGGCCATCAGGTGGATCACAAGAGAaagaggatggggacaggagctCAGGAACCCCCAAGCGGAAAGCCTTGCCCCCGCTGTTCAAGCTGGGCCAGCCCCCACAGAAGCCCAGCAGACCCCCCAGCGTGGACCTGGAAAGGTTCCAGAAGAGCAGCCCAAAAGACA gcCTTAAAACTGATGGTTTGAAACAGATAGCACCTCCCTCAGCAGCACTCCCTCCACCTGTACCTCCACCACACTCTGCTATGCAGTTGCCACCTCCTCCACCAGCCTCTCACCCGTCCCTGCaggccccagcagctcccagcctgcctCCCAGAAACATCAAGCCCAGCTCTGAAACAAC aagtccagacaatgaagaaaattatgatGATGTTGAATTTGTTTCACAAGGTAAGATG GGTCATGGAAATACAGAGGGG GGCCAAGAAAGTGATGGAGAGATGTATGAAGACATAAATGACATCAG ATCatcaaagggaaaagagaagaagcgggacaaggaagaaaagagaagaatggaccaagaaaagaaagaacaaaaggaaaaagaaaagaaagagcaggaaatGAGGAAGAAGTTCAAA ttAACGGGACCCATCCAAGTCCTTCATCAGGCACGAGCTTGCGTTGACCACAAGGGAGGCAAGAATGAGCTGACTGTCAAACAGGGGGATGAGATTGAAATCATTCGCCTCACAGACAACCCAGAAGGAAAGTGGCTGGGCAGGATAAAAGGATGTT ATGGATACATTAAAACAACCATGGTGGAGATTGATTatgattctttaaaaagaaagcaacaacCATCTACCAGAGCTGCTGTGAAACATCCAGACAGTGACCAAGAAGTGTATGATGATGTTGGAGAGCAGGACAGTATTAGCAG ccAGAGTGGTGGTCAAAGTGGAGCTGGAA TGAtgttcccacctcctccttctgaTCAAGAAATTTATGATGGGATTGATGATGAAGATGCTGTAACTAG GTCTGTATCACAGGATGAAGATAAGAATGGTATCTGGTCCTGGGGAATCTTGAAGAGGCTAAAGGtcaaagatgacaaaaagaaaagtgtacgagaaaaaacaaccaaagtCAATGGGGCAGAAGATAATGGAGATTTGTT cgTGTCTCCTTCAACAAAGCAGTTTGGAAAAG ATTGTGGAGACAATGATGTTTATGATGACGTAGATTCCTCAGACTTCCCCCATCCACCACCTGAACTCAA TTCATCAAAATCAGCAAGCCTTGGAAAATGTACATCTGATGAAAAAGATGCACAAAAGCTTAAAAAGatagaaagagaagagaaagagttCAGAAAAAAGTTCAAA tttgaaGGTGAAATTAAAGTTCTTTACTCTACCACCGTAGCCCAGGATTTGCCCCAGAGAAGATGGGGACCTAAAGACTTACAAGTTAAACCAGGGGAGTCTCTTGAAATTATAGAAAGTACAGATGATACCAAGGTCCTGTGCAggaatgaagaaggaaaat ATGGCTATGTTCTGAGAAGCAATTTAGTTGAGAA tgaTGGAGAGATTTATGACGACATTGGTGATG attGCATTTATGATAATGACTGA